ATCTCCTGCGGGCTCATCTTCGCCTCCGGGGCGGGGCTCCCTGCGGCGGGGATCTACCGCGGACTGTTCGCCTATCTCGACACGTTCGTCCTCAACGACTGGTACAGCGTCCAGTTCCCCGCCGCGAACTACACCACGAGCGAGCCGATGTTCTATGTCGTGCGCGCGGCCGCCGCGGTCCTCTCGGCCGCGCTGGTCGCCGCCGGGACCCACCGGGCGTCGCGCGCCGGAGAGGCCGCGGCGGCATCCGCCGTCCCGGCCCGGCCGGCCGCGGGGACGCGCTCGTGACCGGGGACGGCGTCCCGGCCGCCGCGCCCCGCCCCCCCTGCTGGGTCACCTGCGCCGTCTTCGGCCTGGTCGTGATGGTCACCTGGACCCTGGTCATCAAGTACCTGGCGCCGGTCCTCTATTTCGTCTCGGAGCGCGCCGCCGGCCGCGAGCCTCCCGGCGTGCCGATCATGTGGGACTTCTGGTGGGTGGCGCACCTCGTCCTGGCGTGGATGCTGTGGCGCCGGTATCGCCGGGCCTGGGCCTTCGGGGTCGCGGTCTCGGCGCTCGAGATCCTCATCGTGACCGTCAAGTTCGTCGCCTACCTTCGCGCCCCCGACCTTTCTTTCTGGCGCCTCCTGTGGTTCACTAACAAGGTCTACGTCCTGGCGTTCTTCGTGATCCTCCTCGTCGTGCTTCTCAAGAGGAGAAGATGGCCCGATCCCGAAGCACCGTGAAGCGCCGCGCCCGCCGCGATCTCAGCCGGCGCGCCTTCCTGAAGCAGGCGACCCTGGCCACGGGCGCCGTCGCCGCGACCGCCCTCGGCACGGCGGCGGTCCCGGTCTCCGGCGCCGCGACCGGATCGGCCGGCGCGATGCGTCATCGCACCCTCGGACGGACCGGCCTCAGCGTCTCCGAGATCGGATTCGGCGGCTACCCGATCGACGATCCCGCGATCGTCCCGTACGCCCTGGACCACGGCATCAACTACATCGACACGGCGCACTGCTACCGCGGCGGCCGCAGCGAAGAGATCATCGGGACCGCGCTCAAGGGACGGCGCAAGGACGTCGTCCTCACGACCAAGTGGTGCCCGCACCACGTCGGCAAGCCGGCCACGAAGCGGGTCTTCCTGGACATTCTCGACGACAGCCTGCGGCGTCTGCAGACCGACCACGTCGACGTCGTGCTGAACCACGAGGTCGGCAGGAACTCCGACGGCACAGGCGTGGAGCGGCTGAAGAACCCCGAGATGTTCGAGGCGTTCGAAGAGGCCAGGAAGGCCGGCAAGGTCCGCTACCTCGGGGCCAGCGGCCACGACCCCGACCTGATGGACGTGATGCACTACGCCGTCGACTCGGGGAAGTTCGACGTCCTCCTGTGCCGCTATTCGTTCCTCGATTACCCGGAGCAGAACGCGCTGATCGAGAAGGCGCGCGCGAAGGGGGTCGGCGTCATCGCGATGAAG
The nucleotide sequence above comes from Candidatus Dormiibacterota bacterium. Encoded proteins:
- a CDS encoding aldo/keto reductase, with translation MARSRSTVKRRARRDLSRRAFLKQATLATGAVAATALGTAAVPVSGAATGSAGAMRHRTLGRTGLSVSEIGFGGYPIDDPAIVPYALDHGINYIDTAHCYRGGRSEEIIGTALKGRRKDVVLTTKWCPHHVGKPATKRVFLDILDDSLRRLQTDHVDVVLNHEVGRNSDGTGVERLKNPEMFEAFEEARKAGKVRYLGASGHDPDLMDVMHYAVDSGKFDVLLCRYSFLDYPEQNALIEKARAKGVGVIAMKTLAGAKGADLDKFRDRYTTFKQAALKWVLSNPNVSNLIISINSTRQVDEYTPASGRPLEKADLDILQEYAETFSTQVCRFSGACLPACPENVRIADILRFSMYYNDYKQENRAVESYARLVASERAAHCAHCAGFCEQACAYDLPIKTLLIRAHKTLLS